The Streptomyces sp. NBC_00459 DNA segment GTGCGGGACTACTACGCCTATGTGACGGCCGGCTGGGTCGGCGCGGCCGACGACGACCCGCGCCGCGGCACCCTGCGGGAGATCGCCACCGGGCTGCGCGACCGGGTCCTCGACCCGGACAAGGTCGTGTCGGCGCTGCGCTACGACCCCGAGGTGATCCACGCCGATCTGCGCGGCACCCTGGGCGAGGTCACCGAACACCGCAGGTTCTCCACCGCGCTCGCGCTGCTGCTGGAGGCGCCGTTCAACCGGATGGTGTGGAACTGGCTGAACGGCGCCGAACCCGCCGAGGCGCTGCGCGAACGCGGGATCACCGAGGCGATCGGCCCGTCGGACGGGCGCCCGGACCTCGCGGCCGGCATCGACCGCGTCTTCGACGCGCTGACCGTGCAGGGCTTTCTGCACGGCCGGGTCGGACAGCCGTACGTCCTGCTCCTCGACTCGCTGGAGAAGGTGCTCGACTGGCCGGACGACAGCCGGCGGGCGTTCATGGACGCCTTCGAACGCCTCATCAACATCTATACGAGCCACGGCGGTCTGCTGGTGTTCTGCTCCTCGCCCGACGGGCTGCGGGCGCTGCGCCAGAGCGTGCACGAGCGGGTGGTGCAGCTGTGGCCGACGGGGCTCGACCAAGACCGTACCGGGGAGCTGGTGGCCCGGTATCTGGCCTCGGGCGAGGAGACGGACGAGGCGGAAGCCGACGGCGAAGGGCCGTCCGCCCCCGAGTCCGACCCCGATTCGGCACCGCCTCCCACCGGGCCCTTCGACGACGAAGCGCTGCGGCTGCTCCACGAGTTGACCGAGGGCGTGCCCCGTGAGGTGCTCAAGACGTGCCGGGAGGCCTGGCAGCTCAGCGAGGACACCGCGGGCCTGGTGCGCCGGGTGCCGGGGGTGACGGTCCTGAAGGCGGTACGGGCACTGCACGAGCGGGTGTCGTACCAGCGGGTCCTGGGCGATGTGCACGACGCCCTCGATCTGGGCCAGTGGCGGATCGCCTCCCACGACCCGGTGCCGGCGAGGCGCACACGCTCGGCGGACGGCCGGGAGGAGGTCCTGTACTGGCTGTCGCCCGCGCCGAACGCCTACATCGCGGTGGTCTACACCCGCTCCCTGCTCCTCGCCGACGACGTCGAACGGATCGTCACCCAGGTGAACGGGCTGCGCGGCGCGGTGCGCCCGGGGCGGTTCGAGGCGCTGCTGGTGGTCAACGGGCTGGTGTCGCACGCGATGCAGGACCGGCTCGGGCGGTCGATCGGCTCCCGCCCGCTGGTGTACCGGCAGGGCGGGTTCCCGCGGCATGTGCACGAGGCGCTGCTGCAGCTGGAGCGGCGGCTCGTGGAGGAGGGCCGGGAGGAGGACCTCGCCGAGCTGGGCGAGCGGATGCGCCGGAACCTGGAGCAGCAGACGGCCCACCTCGACGAGATGCGCCGCAACCTGGCCGCGATGACGCTGGAGGTGCGTCCGGGCACGGCGGGCTCGACGGGGACGCCCCTGCCGGCCTCACAGTCCGTTCGCGTCACCGCCGAGGCGGAGCCGGCCGAGGAGCTGCCGGGCCCGGTTCGGCGCCGGTTCCGGGACGCGCTGGCGATGCTGGAGTCGGTGACCCGGCGGGTGGCCGGCCGGAGCGTGAACCGGCGGGCGGCGGCGACCTCGGCGGAGCTGAGCGTGCTGGGCTGCGCGACGCTGGTGCGGGCGCTGACGGAGGACTTCCGGGGCGCTGTCGCGACCTGGGCACGGGCGGCGGCGCCGGGTACACCGACCGAGGTACAGCTGAGCGAACTGCGCCGGATCTGCCGGGAGTACGAGAGCGCCGTCGAGGTGCTGCCGGTGCATCTGCTGGGCAACGCCGAGCACCAGCACCCGCTGACCCCGGCCCGCACGGTGGAGGTCCTGGCGGAGGAGGTGTGGGGGACGCTCAGCGCCCCGGCGGTTCCCTAGGTCCCGTCAACTCCCTTTGTATGTATGGGTGTTGTTCAGTGCGGCGGCGGACTGGTCACGCCGCCCGTGAGCTGGGCGAGGCCCGTGAGCCGCCGTTCCGCGTTGCCCACCTGCCGCTGGTCGAGGGTGACGCCGAGGAGGAAGGCGCGGGGCGAGGTCCAGTGGACGTACACCGCGCCCTCCTGGACGTCGAGGACGAGCCGTTCGACCGATGCGCCGCTGCCGGGGGGCGGGGCGATCAGGTCGAGCGCGTCCTTGAGGCGGATCAGGTGGCCGCGCAGGCTGCGCGAGAGGTCGCGGTAGGCGGTCCGCCGGGTGCGCACACTGACGTCCATGAAGCGCGGGCCGAGTTCCTGGCTGTCGAAGACGTCACCGACACAGACCAGGGTCCAGTCCCGGTAGTAGCCCGCGTACTGCAGGTCCGTGGTGTTCACATGGGTGCGCCACAGATCGCGCAGCCGCTGTTCGTACACGGTGTCCGGGGCGGCGGCCGTCCCGAAGTCGACGTGCGGGCCCGCGGGCGTCTCCCCGCTCTGGAGATGCGCCTTCGCCTGCGCGTCACCGCCGAGCAACTCGTCGGGGAGTCCGTGCACTTCGGTACGGATACGGGTGACGAGCAGGTTCATCGCCTCGTCCATGTCGGGCACGCCGTCGGGTACGTCCGTGACCGCCGCGAGGAACTCGTCGGGGCGGGCCCGGCCGCCCCACAGGCCGGCGCGCGTGCCCGCGAGGACCGTGCGCATCAGCTCGCCGGTCTTCAGCGGGCGCAGGACGGCGCCGAGGTCCTGGGTGCACAGCAGCAGCCTGGAGCCGGGCAGCGACTCGTTGTGGGCGTCGTCGCCGGTCTCGGTGACCAGGCTGGAGAGCGGGGCGCGGTCCGCTCTCAGGACGGCGAAGTCGAGGATGCCGTTGCTGTAGTGGGCCAGGGAGCGGATCGCGGGCGTCCGTGCGACGGTCTCCTCGCACAGCGTGGTTATCAGGCCGTGGCGCTTGGGAGTCCAGTGGGACTCCTTCAGCGTGGTGCTCGCGTGCGGTGCGGGGGCTGCCACGGGTGCTCGCCTTTCGCTCGTCGGTGGCTTGCTGATTCGGTGCTCTGCCGATCGGTGGCGTGCCGGTCGGTCGCCGGGGAGGCTGTCTGCGGGCGGGTCACACGTCGGGCAGCTCCAGGTCGATGTCGTAGCCCGAGGGCGGTACGGGACGGGTGGGGTCGACGCCGGTGAGGCGTTCCAGGTGGGCGCCGACCCTGCGGCCACCGACGCGGTGGGCGATGCCCAGGTCGCCGAGGCGGGCCAGTGCGGTGCGGGCGAGTTCCACGGCCTCCTCGTCGTGGCCCGCCGAAGCGAGCGTGGCGGCAAGGGAGTTCTCCGCGATGGCCACCCAGGGGTGGGCCCGGCCCAGCTTGTGGGTGAGGAGGTTCAGCGTGCCCCGGCCGATCTCCTCGGCGAGCCGCAGCTCACCGGTGGCCCGCAGATAGACGCCGTGGCGCACCTGGGCGACGCCCGTGTAGGGGTGCCCGGGCCCGAACCAGCGGGCGAGGGTGTCCACGCACTGCCGGGCCTGCTGTTCGGCCTCGTCGGCCTTGCCGAGGGCGTGCAGGTCGGCGGCGTAGCTGAACCGGCAGCGCACGGTGTCGAAGCGGTCGGGGCCGAACCGGTCGACGTACAGGCCGAGGGCGCGCAGGTCGCGTTCGTGGGCGAGTTCGTAGCTGTAGAGGGGGTCCTTGAGGGCGGGGAAGCCGTCGGCGAGCCGGCGTTCGCTGACCGCGAGGCCGACCTCGGTACGCAGCCGGACGAGGTCCCAGGTGTCGCCGTGCCGGCGCAGTTTCTGGCGCAGCAGGTCGCGGGCCTCACCGTCGCGTCCGGCGGCGCGGTACAGGTAGGCGAGCAGTTCGGCGGCGTTCCAGGCGACGGGGTCGTCCGTGCCGCCGACGGCCTGGCGGTAGCGGAAGCGGTCCTGGATCGCGGCCAGGGCGGGGGCGACCCGGCCGGTGAGCGACTCGGTGAGGGCGAGGTTGTGTTCGGCCTGGATGGTGGCCGGGTGCTGCGGGCCGAGCAGCAGGGTGAGGCCCTCCAGGACGGGCCGCAGTTGCAGCAGGGCGTCGTCGAAGCGGCCCAGCGCGCGCAGGGTGGCGGCGTAGGAGTCGGCGGAGAGCAGGGTGCGCGGGTGGGTGATGCCGAGGAGCCTGCGGTGACCGCGCAGGGCGTCCTGGGCGATCTGCCGGGAGAGGTCGTAGTCGCCGCGCAGCCGGTGGGCGCGGGCGACGAAGTTGAGCAGGCGCAGGTACTCGGGTGACTGTTCGTCACCCTCGCCGGCGGCGTTGCCGTCATCGGTTCGCCACGCCTCACGCGCCCGCCCGGCGATGTCGAGGAGACGGTCGAGGTCGGCGGCCTCGGCGCGCTGGCTCAGCGAGTTGAGGTGGCGCAGCAGCGAGCGGCGCACCCGTGGCCGCGGGTCCTCCCACAGGCGCAGCGAGAACACCTCGCGGGCCCAGTCCGCGGGCAGGTCGGGGCCCTGCGGGGCGTGTTCGGACAGGACGCTGCGCAACACGGACTCGATGTGCGCGCGTTCGGCCGGGTCCATGCCGGCGCGGATCAGGTCGCGCAGCCCGTGGTGCTGGACGAGCGGTTGCCGGGTGCGGTCGAAGTCGACGTCGAGCAGGCCCACTTGGGCCAGGGCCCACAGGGCGACGCTCACCATGTGCTCGTCGGGCAGCAGGACCTCGGTGCCGGCGGGTGCGGGCGTCGACGACTCGTCGTCGCGGGCGAGTTCGGACAGGATGCGGCGCGAGCGCAGCAGTTCCAGGCCCATGCCGCGCCCGGTGAGCAGGGAGGCGGCGCCCAGCAGCCAGCCCACGGCGTCGCGTTCGGGGCTCTCGGCGCCCCAGGCGAGGGCGCCGGGGGTGGTCCGTACGACACGCCGGGCGACCTGCACCATCACGGCCACGGGGGACACGGCGTCGGCGGTGCGCAGCAGTTCGGTCTTGCCGGCGCGGTACTCGGCGAGGAGGTCACCGACGGCGGCGCGGACCGCGGCGTCCTGGTTCATGTGGTCGTCGCGGCGGTGCGCGGCGGTCCGCTCGGCGAGGCAGTGGGCGGCGAGGTGCAGGGCCTGCGGGACGGAGTCGACGACGCTGCCGATCTGCCGGGCCTGCCGCTCGCTGATCTCCGGCACCTTCTCGGCGAGCAGCGCGCGGCTCTCCTCGCCGTCCATCGGGGCGATGGCCAGGGGCCGCAGATGCGGCGGCCGGACGTCCTCGGCGGGGTCGGTCCCGGCCGGTGCGGTCCGGCTGGTGATGAGGACGTGCCCGCGCTCGTGCGGTACGGGCAGCAGGCCGTGCAGTTCGGCGGGGTCGGTGACACCGTCGTAGACGATGAGCCAGCTCTCCGCCTCGGCGTCGGTGCGGGAGAGCCGGGACAGCAGCCGGGAGATGCCGTCCCCGTCGGTGCCGACCCGGTCCTCGGGGGCGCCGAGGCGTCCGGCGAGCCGGCCGAGGCCGCGCTCGACGCGGGTGCGCTCCCAGGCGCGCACCCACCACACGACGTCGTACGAGGCCCCGACGCGGTGGCACAGTTCGTGCGCGGTGTCGCTCTTGCCCCAGCCGCTGGGGCCGTGCAGCACCAGGCAGGCGCCGTCGCGGGCGGCGCCGCGCAGCTCCTCGTGGAGTGTGCCGAGCAGCGGGGCGCGGTCCACGAAGGCGCTGTTGCGCGCGCCCACGTTGGTGGTCTCCGGCAGCCGCGGGAACCCGGCCCCGCCGGCGCTGCCGCCGGGTTCGGGCGCGCCGAGGCCGAGGCCGGTGTACAGCAGCCGCAGTGCCTGGTCCTCGGTGGTGTCGCGCAGGTCGATCCGCTCGTGGTGGGCGGCCGCGGTGTGCGGGAACGGCTCGTCGACGAGGAGGATGCGGACGTCGGTGTGGGAGAGGGCGCCGATCTGTTCGAGCAGCGTGTCGTCGGCGTCGTCGGGCGACAGGAAGAGCAACGCGGCGCCGGGGTCGGGGCGTTCACCGGCGTAGGTGTCGGCGCGGCGCAGCTCCGTGCGCACTCCCTTGACGGCGAGCCGGTCGCGCAGCCACGCGGCCCACAGGGCGTGCCGGGCCGAGTGGACGACGGTGACGTCGGTGAGGCGGGCGGCGCGGCGGGCGCGCAGCCAGTCGGCGAGCTGCTCGTAGTAGGGGCGCAGCCCGCTGACCGTGCCGGCGTCCTCCGCCTCGACGGCGAGGCTGAGGCTGTCCTGGTAGAGGGGGTTGTACGGAATTTCGAGGAAGCGGATGTCGGTCCTGCCGAGCGCGGCGGCGACCGGGGCGAACTTCCGGCGCACCCGCTCGCGGGCGTCGCGCAGCCGGTCGTGCACGCCGATGTCGCTCTTCAGCCCGAGGGTGAGCAACCGCACGGGCCGGTCGCCCCGGCGCACGATCAGGTCCTCGGCGAGTGCGGCGGCCCCGTCGATGGACCAGGCGGTCATCGCGAAACAGACGACGATCGTGTCGGCGTACGCGGCGGAGCGCACCGGTTCCGTCTCGTCGGAGGAGTCCGGTACGGGGGCCTCGACGAGGAGATGGTCGTACGCGGCGGCGACGGGGTCCTCGGCGAGCGCGGCGAGGGCGGGGCCGCCGGGGAAGGTGGCGGTGTGCACGCGGCCGGGTTCGGGGCGGGGCGGGGGCGCGCTCATGTCGCGTTCGCCGGAGCGGCCGTCGACGAGGAGGACGCTGCGGTTGGTGTCGGCGAGGATGTCGGCGACGTTGCGCAGGGTCGTACTCAGGCCGAGGTTCCCGGAGGTGGCGAGGAAGACCGCGAACGGCCCCGGCCGGTCAGGGGTGTTGGCGTCTGGCATGGCTTCTCCGCTCGGCACGTCTCCGCTCGGCGCGGCGGTGAACAAGGGGGACAAAAAGGGCGGCCGAGGGGCGCCAGTATAGGTCGCCGTGCGCCTGACTCACGGCGTCCGGACCACTCCCGCGCGCCCCGTGTCTCATACGCTCTCGCTGTGCCCGGTGACGAAGGGATTGCCCTCGGCGCAGCTGTCGTACACCTGGCGCAGCAGCGCGCCGAGCACCGAGTCGGGCAGGGCCCCGATGTCCTCGGGCGACAGGGCGACGAGGTCGAGAACGACCGACTCGACCTCGGGGTCCGGGCCTTCGCCCGTTCCCGCTCCTGTACCCGCCCCGGTGGGGGCGGTGCCGTCGGCGACTGCCATGCAGGTCACTCCATGGGGTGTCGGAGGATCTCAGGAAGGGCTGTCCAGCGTAGCGCCGCCAACTGCCCTTACGGCAGAAGCCGGAGACCGTGAGCGTCGCTCAACTTCCCCACAGTCGACCTTCGTTGGCTCATTCATGATGTTGACGCTGTGGTTGACCCGCCCGAATACTGGTCGCACGTCGAACAGAGTGCGCCGTCGGCAGCGCCCGGACGGGCAACTCACAGGCACCGGACAGGCCCTGGGTCCGCGACGTACGCCTTCGGGGGGAAGCGGATGAGTCGACCGCCACCGGTCCGCGCCGAACCACCCTGGCCGAGGGCCGCCGACGTGGCGGCGCGCCGGGCGGCGGGCTGGCAGCCGTATCCGCTCGACTCCTTCGTCCTCAAGGTGCACAGCCGCTGCGACCTGGCCTGCGACTACTGCTACATGTACCGCTCGCACGACCAGAGTTGGCGCGCCCAGCCCCGCACGATGTCCCCGGCGACGCTGGCCCGCACCGCCGAGCGGATCGCCGAGCACCTGTCCGCGCACGGGGTGACCGAGGCGGGTGTGGTCCTGCACGGCGGCGAGCCGCTGTTGATCGGCGACGAGGCGCTCGCACGGACGGTCCGCACCCTGCGCGGTGCGGTCGGCGACGGGGTACGACTGCACCTGAGCCTGCAGACCAACGGCCTCCGCCTCACCGAGCAACGCCTCGGCCTGCTGGGCGAGTTGGGTGTGACGGTCGGGGTGAGCACCGACGGCGGCCGGGCCGCCCACGACCGGCACCGGCGGGGCGCCGACGGCCGCGGCAGCCACGCCCGGGTCGAGGCCGCCCTGCGCCGCCTGGCCGGTGAGCGCCACCGCCATCTGTTCGGCACGCTGCTCTGCACGATCGACCTGCGCAACGACCCGGTACGCACATACGAGGCCCTGCTGACCCACAGTCCCCCGGCCGTCGACTTCCTTCTCCCGCTGGGCAATTGGCAGACCCCGCCGCCCGGGCTGGACCCGCACGGCCGGCGCACCCCGTACGCGGACTGGCTGTGGGCGGTCTTCGAGCGCTGGTACGGCGCCCGGACCAAGGAGACCTCGGTCCGGTTCCTCGACAACCTGCTCGCCCTGCTGGTCGGCGCCACCCCGCGCACCGAGGCACTCGGCCTGTCCCCGGTGCGGTACGCGGTGGTCGACACGGACGGCTCCCTCACCCAGGACGACACGCTGCGCACCGCGTACGACGGCGCCACCCGCACCGGCCTCGACGTCCACGGCCACTCCTTCGACACCCTGCTGCTCCACCCGGGCATCGCGGCCCGCCAGTGGGGCGCCTCCGCACTGTCCGCCCCCTGCCGCGCCTGCCCCCTGCACCGGGTGTGCGGAGGCGGCCACTACGCCACCCGCTACGACCACGCCACGGGCTTCGCCAACCCGAGCGTGTACTGCGCCGACCTGACCGAACTGATCGGGCGGGTGCACGGACGCCTGAGCGCCGATCTGGCGGCACGCGAACAGGGGCGGACACGAGGGGAGCCGGGCGGGGAGCCGGGCGCGGAGGCAGAATCGGACGCCAGGACGGACGCGCCCCAAAGAGGCGCGGGGAACTGCGCGACCAACCACCCACAACCCGCAGCCGCCACACCACAGAACCCCCCGAGCTCAAAGGCGCCCCCGCCATGACCCCCTCCCCGCACCGGATGCCGGGCGCCCTGTTCGACGCGGTCGCCGCCGGGGGCGGTGGGGCGCCCGCCCTGCGACTGCTGGCCCGCGCCGAGCACAGCAGGCGTCTGGCCTGTGCGTATGCCGTGACGGTGGCGGCCCGGGAGGCCGGGGGCCGGGTCGCCGAGGAGGCCGAGTACGCCTGGGGTCTGTTCGCCGACGCCACGCGCACCGCGCCCGAGGCGGCGACGGCCGTACTGACCCACCCGTCGGCCGGCCCCGCCCTGTTCGGCCTGCTGGCCCATCTGCGCCACCCGGACGGTCGACTCCCCCCGCCCGTCCACTGGTTCACGGCCCTGGCCGTGTCGGCTGCGGCCCGTGCGGGGCTGTCGGCCCGGGCCGAGCTGCCCGTCGCCGGTTCCTGGGCCGCCCTGCCGTCCCTGGGCCGCGCCCGCTTCCCCGGCGCCCGCCCGGGCGACCGCGCCGAGGTGCGCGTCGACGGGGCGGGCCGCTGCCGTGTCACGGCGGCGGGCGAGACGGTCACGGTGCCCGGACTCCCGTACACCGGCGGCCCGTTGGGCGGTCCGACGCACGGACCCGGCGCCGACGGCCTGCCCGGCACCGTCGGCCGCTGGCACGGCGCGCATCTGCTCGCCACTCTCGACGGCGGCGCCCCGCTGCTGCTGGACACCCTCGACCCGCCGTGCTTCCCCCACTCCGCGCGCCACCCGGACGGCCTCCCGGCCGCCGAGGCACGCCGCTGGGCCGGCCCGGCCCGGGGAGCCTGCCGGATCCTGCGCGCCGACCGTCCCGAGTCGTACGCCGAACTGGCCGCCGGACCACACCTGTTGGTGCCGCTGACCCGTCCCGGCCACGGCAACAGAAGCGGCAGCAGCGCGGAGACGTTCGGCTGCATGGCGCTGTCCCCGCCGACCTCGGCGACGGGCCTCGCGGTGACGCTCACACACGAGACGCAGCACAACAAACTGGCGGCACTGCTCCACCTCTTCGACCTGTTCGAACCAGGTGGCCCCGAACGCTTCTACGCCCCCTGGCGCCCCGACCCCCGACCCCTCCCCGGCCTGTTCCACGGTGCGTACGCGCATCTGGGCGTCGCCCTCTTCTGGGAGCGCCGCCGGGAGACGGAACCCGACCCGGCGCTGCGTGCCACCGCGCACGCCCAGTTCGCCCGCTGGCGCCTGGCCGCCCACGAGGCGACCACCGTCACCCTGTCCTCCGGCCGCCTCACCCCCCTCGGCAACCGCTTCGCCCAGCACATGCTGACCACCCTGGACGCCCTGTGCCGTCTCCCGGTCCCCGCCCCGGCCCTGCACCACGCCGAATCGGCGGCCCGCGCCCACCGCGCCGACTGGCAGAACCGCAACGGAGACATGGCCCGCAGACTGTCGGCGTGACGGCGCCCCACCCCGCCCCACCCCACCCCACGCCGCTGTCGCGCGTCCCGGCCCAGGCCGGGGGGCCGAGCCTTCCTCCCCTTCGACCGCCCGGCAATCACCTTCCCGGCACCGTCATGTTCGACCCGTCGGCACTCGTTCCGTCCGGCGAACGTGTTACGCGCCGGAAACCTTGACGATCTCTGTGCCGGGTGCAACGATTCCGGCGCCGCGATGTTTACGTAAACATCGCCCCCCTCGGTCTTCTGACCGGCATGCGAAAGGGCAAGTTGATGCGCAACATCCTCGCCGGCACCCGCCCCTCCCCCAGACTCCGCGCCGCCCTCGTGGCTCTCGCGCTCGCCGCGACCAGCGGCACGGCCGTCGCCGCCAGCCCCGCCTCCGCCTCCACCCCTGCTTCCGCCCTCGCCCACGGCGCGCCGAGCATGGACACGACCCAGTTCAAGGGCGTCAACTGGGCCGACCCGCGCGACAACTTCGCCGACGACCTGCTCCAGCTGTCCGGTCTGTCGACGTCGGACAACTACGCCCGGACCTACTCCAAGGCGAGCCGGATCATCTCGGCGTTCCGCGCGAACCTCGGCGCCAACACCGTGCGGCTGCCGATCAACCCGTACACGGTCAACGGCTCCTACTGGAAGTCGTACCGCGCGGTCGTCGACGCGGCGTCCGACCAGGGCTTCAAGGTGATCGTCTCCTACTGGGAGGGCACCGGCGCCCAGAAGGACGGCTTCATCGACGACACGGCCACCTTCTGGCCCATGTGGGACAGGGTCGTCAAGACCTACAAGAACGACAAGCACGTCTACTTCGAGCCGATGAACGAGCCGCACGGCTACACCGACACCGAGTGGGCCGACATCGCGGCGAAGTGGCTCGCGCGGTACAAGTCCGTTCCCCGCAACCAGGTGTTCGTCAGCGGCGCCGGCTACAACGACCATGTGACGTCCGTCTGCGCCGACCCGCGTCTGAAGGGCACGTACCTGTCGCTGCACCACTACGGCTTCTGGAAGGAGTACGCGACCTACGACCAGTGGGTGGCCGACCTGAAGGTACGCATCGGTGACTGCGCGAACCGGACCGTCGCGGACGAGTTCGGGGCCTTCATGACGACGGGCCTCGACTACAACAAGAAGACTCCCGACAACAACTTCGTCAACTTCATGCAGGCCGTCACCGACACCTTCCGCGAGCTGAAGATGGGCTCCGTCTACTGGCCCGGCCTGCGCACCGACGACATGTACTCGATCCAGAAGCTGGTCGGCGACCCCAACCGCCCCTGGCTGGCCACCACCAACCAGTCCGGCGCCGACCGCCTCGCCTGGGGCTGGGGCCGCGGCAAGCCGGTCAAGGGCTGAGTCGAGCACTGCGTTCCAGGGCCGGGTCCAGGGCCACGGTCCAAGGCCGGGGTCCAGGGCCGATACCTCGTTGATCGGCACCTGTCGGGACCATAGGTTCGGGTGTATGACGAACCTTCGGATCGGTGTGATGTACGACCGCGACTGGGCCCCGGAAGGGCTGCCCGGCTTCGCGCGGCAGGCCGAGGCCCTCGGGGTGGACGACCTGTGGGTGGTCGAGGACCTCGGCTGGAACGGCGGCATCTCGGCGGCGGCCGTGGCGCTGGGCGCGACGGAGCGGCTGCGGGTGGGCATCGGGATCACCCCGGCTCCGTTGCGCAGCCCGGCGCTGCTGGCGATGGAACTGGCCACGCTGGCCCGGGTGTTCCCGGGCCGGCTCGTCGCCGGGATCGGGCACGGGGTACGGGAGTGGATGACGTCGGTCGGCGTCGCACCCCGTTCACCGCTGGCCCTGCTGGAGGAGACGATCACCTCCGTACGCGCCCTGCTGCGCGGGCAGCGGGTCGAGCTGGAGGGGCGCGAAGTGCGCCTGGACGGCGTCCAGTTGGTTCATCCGCCGATCGAACCGCCGCCGGTGGTCGCCGGTGTGGTGCGAGCCCGTTCGCTGGAGCTGTCCGGCCGGGTCGCGGACGGCACCCTGATCGCCGAGGGACACGGCCCGCGCGACCTGGAGAACACCCGGGCCCTGACCGCGAAGGGCGGCGCCGGCCCCGAACACACCCTGACGGTACTGGCGTTCTGCTGCGTCGGCGACGACCCCGACGAGGTGACCCGCACCCTGCACCCGCACACCGAGGGC contains these protein-coding regions:
- a CDS encoding glycoside hydrolase family 5 protein, giving the protein MRNILAGTRPSPRLRAALVALALAATSGTAVAASPASASTPASALAHGAPSMDTTQFKGVNWADPRDNFADDLLQLSGLSTSDNYARTYSKASRIISAFRANLGANTVRLPINPYTVNGSYWKSYRAVVDAASDQGFKVIVSYWEGTGAQKDGFIDDTATFWPMWDRVVKTYKNDKHVYFEPMNEPHGYTDTEWADIAAKWLARYKSVPRNQVFVSGAGYNDHVTSVCADPRLKGTYLSLHHYGFWKEYATYDQWVADLKVRIGDCANRTVADEFGAFMTTGLDYNKKTPDNNFVNFMQAVTDTFRELKMGSVYWPGLRTDDMYSIQKLVGDPNRPWLATTNQSGADRLAWGWGRGKPVKG
- the fxsA gene encoding FxSxx-COOH cyclophane-containing RiPP peptide: MAVADGTAPTGAGTGAGTGEGPDPEVESVVLDLVALSPEDIGALPDSVLGALLRQVYDSCAEGNPFVTGHSESV
- a CDS encoding LLM class flavin-dependent oxidoreductase; amino-acid sequence: MTNLRIGVMYDRDWAPEGLPGFARQAEALGVDDLWVVEDLGWNGGISAAAVALGATERLRVGIGITPAPLRSPALLAMELATLARVFPGRLVAGIGHGVREWMTSVGVAPRSPLALLEETITSVRALLRGQRVELEGREVRLDGVQLVHPPIEPPPVVAGVVRARSLELSGRVADGTLIAEGHGPRDLENTRALTAKGGAGPEHTLTVLAFCCVGDDPDEVTRTLHPHTEGHGGWLGRPQEEVFTVSGNASEAAEDIGALSAAGADTVVLRLVGTEPLTQLEAVLKALGR
- a CDS encoding HEXXH motif domain-containing protein; its protein translation is MTPSPHRMPGALFDAVAAGGGGAPALRLLARAEHSRRLACAYAVTVAAREAGGRVAEEAEYAWGLFADATRTAPEAATAVLTHPSAGPALFGLLAHLRHPDGRLPPPVHWFTALAVSAAARAGLSARAELPVAGSWAALPSLGRARFPGARPGDRAEVRVDGAGRCRVTAAGETVTVPGLPYTGGPLGGPTHGPGADGLPGTVGRWHGAHLLATLDGGAPLLLDTLDPPCFPHSARHPDGLPAAEARRWAGPARGACRILRADRPESYAELAAGPHLLVPLTRPGHGNRSGSSAETFGCMALSPPTSATGLAVTLTHETQHNKLAALLHLFDLFEPGGPERFYAPWRPDPRPLPGLFHGAYAHLGVALFWERRRETEPDPALRATAHAQFARWRLAAHEATTVTLSSGRLTPLGNRFAQHMLTTLDALCRLPVPAPALHHAESAARAHRADWQNRNGDMARRLSA
- the fxsT gene encoding FxSxx-COOH system tetratricopeptide repeat protein, producing MPDANTPDRPGPFAVFLATSGNLGLSTTLRNVADILADTNRSVLLVDGRSGERDMSAPPPRPEPGRVHTATFPGGPALAALAEDPVAAAYDHLLVEAPVPDSSDETEPVRSAAYADTIVVCFAMTAWSIDGAAALAEDLIVRRGDRPVRLLTLGLKSDIGVHDRLRDARERVRRKFAPVAAALGRTDIRFLEIPYNPLYQDSLSLAVEAEDAGTVSGLRPYYEQLADWLRARRAARLTDVTVVHSARHALWAAWLRDRLAVKGVRTELRRADTYAGERPDPGAALLFLSPDDADDTLLEQIGALSHTDVRILLVDEPFPHTAAAHHERIDLRDTTEDQALRLLYTGLGLGAPEPGGSAGGAGFPRLPETTNVGARNSAFVDRAPLLGTLHEELRGAARDGACLVLHGPSGWGKSDTAHELCHRVGASYDVVWWVRAWERTRVERGLGRLAGRLGAPEDRVGTDGDGISRLLSRLSRTDAEAESWLIVYDGVTDPAELHGLLPVPHERGHVLITSRTAPAGTDPAEDVRPPHLRPLAIAPMDGEESRALLAEKVPEISERQARQIGSVVDSVPQALHLAAHCLAERTAAHRRDDHMNQDAAVRAAVGDLLAEYRAGKTELLRTADAVSPVAVMVQVARRVVRTTPGALAWGAESPERDAVGWLLGAASLLTGRGMGLELLRSRRILSELARDDESSTPAPAGTEVLLPDEHMVSVALWALAQVGLLDVDFDRTRQPLVQHHGLRDLIRAGMDPAERAHIESVLRSVLSEHAPQGPDLPADWAREVFSLRLWEDPRPRVRRSLLRHLNSLSQRAEAADLDRLLDIAGRAREAWRTDDGNAAGEGDEQSPEYLRLLNFVARAHRLRGDYDLSRQIAQDALRGHRRLLGITHPRTLLSADSYAATLRALGRFDDALLQLRPVLEGLTLLLGPQHPATIQAEHNLALTESLTGRVAPALAAIQDRFRYRQAVGGTDDPVAWNAAELLAYLYRAAGRDGEARDLLRQKLRRHGDTWDLVRLRTEVGLAVSERRLADGFPALKDPLYSYELAHERDLRALGLYVDRFGPDRFDTVRCRFSYAADLHALGKADEAEQQARQCVDTLARWFGPGHPYTGVAQVRHGVYLRATGELRLAEEIGRGTLNLLTHKLGRAHPWVAIAENSLAATLASAGHDEEAVELARTALARLGDLGIAHRVGGRRVGAHLERLTGVDPTRPVPPSGYDIDLELPDV
- a CDS encoding FxsB family cyclophane-forming radical SAM/SPASM peptide maturase, which codes for MSRPPPVRAEPPWPRAADVAARRAAGWQPYPLDSFVLKVHSRCDLACDYCYMYRSHDQSWRAQPRTMSPATLARTAERIAEHLSAHGVTEAGVVLHGGEPLLIGDEALARTVRTLRGAVGDGVRLHLSLQTNGLRLTEQRLGLLGELGVTVGVSTDGGRAAHDRHRRGADGRGSHARVEAALRRLAGERHRHLFGTLLCTIDLRNDPVRTYEALLTHSPPAVDFLLPLGNWQTPPPGLDPHGRRTPYADWLWAVFERWYGARTKETSVRFLDNLLALLVGATPRTEALGLSPVRYAVVDTDGSLTQDDTLRTAYDGATRTGLDVHGHSFDTLLLHPGIAARQWGASALSAPCRACPLHRVCGGGHYATRYDHATGFANPSVYCADLTELIGRVHGRLSADLAAREQGRTRGEPGGEPGAEAESDARTDAPQRGAGNCATNHPQPAAATPQNPPSSKAPPP